One window of Cucurbita pepo subsp. pepo cultivar mu-cu-16 chromosome LG19, ASM280686v2, whole genome shotgun sequence genomic DNA carries:
- the LOC111780989 gene encoding subtilisin-like protease SBT2.3 isoform X2: protein MDIVHCAPLLCVVVCIGMFLCASCVDEFGDSTAVYIVTLKEPPSSTNYYAQLRQNTTSSRLATSGGLSIHKPRNISRKHGRYRSYIARVHDSLLKRVLKGEKYLKLYSYHFLINGFAVFVTEEQATKLSKRREVENVVMDFSVRTATTHTPQFLGLPQRAWSQDGGYESAGAGIVIGFVDTGIDPTHPSFADDLTDNPFPIPAHFSGICEVTPDFPSGSCNRKLVGARHFAASAITRGIFNASQDYASPFDVDGHGTHTASIAAGNHGIPVVVAGHHFGNASGMAPRSHIAVYKALYKSFGGFAADVVAAVDQAAEDGVDILSLSITPNRRPPGIATFFNPIDMALLSAVKAGIFVVQAAGNTGPAPKSMSSFSPWIFTVGAASHDRTYANSITLGNNVTIPGVGLATGTYNGTKYKLIAAMHALKNGTHVSEDMYVSECQDSSNFDRDLIKGKLLICSYSIRFVLGLSTVKQASQTVKNLSAAGVIFYMDSFVLSFRLNPTPMRMPGIIISSPEDSKILLRYYNSSLEVNGLTKRISKFGAVGSISGGLKANYSSTAPQIMYFSARGPDPEDSSVDDSDIMKPNLVAPGNFIWAAWSSVATDSVEFLGENFAMMSGTSMAAPHIAGLASLIKQKYPTLSPSAIASALSTTASLYDKTGGPIMAQRAYANPEQNRSPATPFDMGSGFVNATAALDPGLIFDSTQNCGLYNSSINGADLNLPSVTIAKLNQSRVVQRTVTNIAGPEFYRVGWTAPYGISLKVSPTRFSIDSGKKQELTIFFNATMNSSTASFGRIGLFGSAGHTINIPLSVIWKFTYYTTK from the exons ATGGATATAGTTCACTGTGCACCTTTGCTTTGTGTTGTTGTCTGTATTGGGATGTTTCTATGCGCATCTTGTGTGGATGAATTTGGAGATTCAACAGCTGTGTACATAGTGACCCTTAAGGAACCTCCTTCTTCTACTAATTATTATGCTCAGCTTAGACAGAATACCACTTCTTCTAGGCTTGCTACTTCTGGTGGATTAAGCATCCACAAACCAAG aaacaTATCGAGAAAGCATGGAAGATATAGGTCTTATATAGCCCGAGTTCACGATTCATTGTTGAAGAGGGTCTTGAAGGGGGAGAAATATCTAAAGCTCTACAGTTACCATTTCTTGATCAATGGATTTGCTGTGTTTGTTACTGAAGAACAG GCAACTAAGCTTTCAAAGAGGAGAGAGGTGGAAAATGTCGTCATGGATTTCTCTGTTAGAACAGCTACGACACATACTCCACAGTTCTTGGGGTTGCCGCAGCGAGCTTGGTCTCAAGATGGTGGCTATGAATCTGCTGGAGCTGGGATCGTGATAGGGTTCGTCGACACTGGCATTGACCCTACACACCCCAGCTTTGCTGATGATTTGACTGATAATCCGTTTCCCATTCCGGCCCACTTCTCGGGAATCTGTGAGGTAACTCCTGATTTCCCGTCTGGATCATGCAATCGGAAGCTTGTTGGAGCACGCCATTTTGCAGCATCAGCTATAACAAGGGGAATATTTAATGCATCTCAGGATTATGCATCGCCATTTGATGTCGATGGACATGGCAC GCACACAGCTTCAATTGCTGCTGGAAACCATGGCATTCCAGTGGTAGTTGCTGGACATCACTTTGGAAATGCTAGTGGGATGGCCCCTCGTTCACA CATTGCTGTTTACAAGGCACTGTACAAAAGCTTTGGAGGTTTCGCTGCCGATGTCGTTGCTGCAGTTGATCAG GCTGCTGAAGATGGGGTGGATATACTAAGTTTATCAATCACACCAAATAGGCGGCCCCCTGGCATTGCGACGTTTTTTAATCCCATAGACATGGCACTGCTCTCTGCAGTAAAGGCTGGTATATTTGTTGTGCAAGCAGCTGGCAATACTGGACCAGCACCAAAGAGCATGTCTTCCTTCAGTCCATGGATCTTTACTGTTGGTGCTGCTTCTCATGATAGAACCTATGCTAACTCTATAACCCTTGGCAATAACGTCACCATCCCGGGCGTTGGACTTGCAA CTGGAACTTATAATGGCACGAAGTACAAACTAATTGCTGCAATGCATGCATTGAAAAATGGCACACATGTTTCAGAGGACATGTACGTGAGTGAATGCCAAGACTCCAGTAACTTTGATCGGGATCTGATCAAAGGGAAACTTTTAATATGCAGCTACTCGATCAGATTCGTGCTCGGGCTTTCCACGGTTAAACAGGCTTCACAGACAGTGAAGAACTTGAGTGCTGCTGGGGTCATCTTCTATATGGATTCTTTTGTGTTAAGCTTTCGGCTTAACCCAACTCCAATGAGGATGCCTGGCATCATAATTTCATCACCAGAAGATTCCAAG ATTCTTCTTCGTTACTACAACTCTTCTTTGGAAGTAAATGGATTAACAAAGAGAATTTCTAAATTTGGAGCTGTTGGTAGCATATCTGGAGGATTAAAGGCAAATTATAGCTCTACTGCTCCACAGATAATGTATTTTTCTGCTAGAGGACCAGATCCAGAAGACAGTTCTGTTGATGATTCTGATATTATGAAGCCCAACTTGGTAGCTCCTGGAAATTTCATATGGGCTGCCTGGAGCTCTGTTGCCACGGACTCTGTCGAATTTCTCG GTGAAAACTTTGCGATGATGTCGGGAACAAGCATGGCTGCTCCTCATATTGCTGGCCTAGCCTCACTTATAAAGCAGAAGTACCCTACTCTTAGTCCTTCAGCCATTGCCTCTGCACTATCGACGACTGCTTCTCTTTACGACAAGACCGGTGGACCGATCATGGCTCAGCGTGCTTATGCAAACCCTGAACAGAACCGGTCTCCAGCTACGCCTTTTGATATGGGAAGTGGCTTTGTGAATGCAACTGCAGCCCTCGACCCGGGGTTGATCTTTGACTCCA CCCAGAACTGCGGGCTGTACAATTCCAGCATCAATGGAGCTGATTTGAACTTGCCCTCTGTCACGATCGCGAAACTCAACCAGTCGAGAGTCGTGCAACGAACCGTGACCAACATTGCTGGACCTGAGTTCTATAGAGTTGGTTGGACTGCCCCTTACGGGATTTCTTTGAAGGTCTCTCCAACTCGATTTTCGATAGACAGCGGCAAGAAACAAGAGCTGACAATATTCTTCAACGCAACGATGAACAGCTCAACTGCTAGCTTTGGTAGAATTGGACTTTTTGGGAGTGCAGGCCATACTATCAACATTCCTCTCTCAGTAATTTGGAAGTTCACATATTATACTACTAAATGA
- the LOC111780989 gene encoding subtilisin-like protease SBT2.3 isoform X1: protein MDIVHCAPLLCVVVCIGMFLCASCVDEFGDSTAVYIVTLKEPPSSTNYYAQLRQNTTSSRLATSGGLSIHKPRNISRKHGRYRSYIARVHDSLLKRVLKGEKYLKLYSYHFLINGFAVFVTEEQATKLSKRREVENVVMDFSVRTATTHTPQFLGLPQRAWSQDGGYESAGAGIVIGFVDTGIDPTHPSFADDLTDNPFPIPAHFSGICEVTPDFPSGSCNRKLVGARHFAASAITRGIFNASQDYASPFDVDGHGTHTASIAAGNHGIPVVVAGHHFGNASGMAPRSHIAVYKALYKSFGGFAADVVAAVDQAAEDGVDILSLSITPNRRPPGIATFFNPIDMALLSAVKAGIFVVQAAGNTGPAPKSMSSFSPWIFTVGAASHDRTYANSITLGNNVTIPGVGLATGTYNGTKYKLIAAMHALKNGTHVSEDMYVSECQDSSNFDRDLIKGKLLICSYSIRFVLGLSTVKQASQTVKNLSAAGVIFYMDSFVLSFRLNPTPMRMPGIIISSPEDSKILLRYYNSSLEVNGLTKRISKFGAVGSISGGLKANYSSTAPQIMYFSARGPDPEDSSVDDSDIMKPNLVAPGNFIWAAWSSVATDSVEFLGENFAMMSGTSMAAPHIAGLASLIKQKYPTLSPSAIASALSTTASLYDKTGGPIMAQRAYANPEQNRSPATPFDMGSGFVNATAALDPGLIFDSSYDDYMSFLCGINGSFPVVFNYTAQNCGLYNSSINGADLNLPSVTIAKLNQSRVVQRTVTNIAGPEFYRVGWTAPYGISLKVSPTRFSIDSGKKQELTIFFNATMNSSTASFGRIGLFGSAGHTINIPLSVIWKFTYYTTK from the exons ATGGATATAGTTCACTGTGCACCTTTGCTTTGTGTTGTTGTCTGTATTGGGATGTTTCTATGCGCATCTTGTGTGGATGAATTTGGAGATTCAACAGCTGTGTACATAGTGACCCTTAAGGAACCTCCTTCTTCTACTAATTATTATGCTCAGCTTAGACAGAATACCACTTCTTCTAGGCTTGCTACTTCTGGTGGATTAAGCATCCACAAACCAAG aaacaTATCGAGAAAGCATGGAAGATATAGGTCTTATATAGCCCGAGTTCACGATTCATTGTTGAAGAGGGTCTTGAAGGGGGAGAAATATCTAAAGCTCTACAGTTACCATTTCTTGATCAATGGATTTGCTGTGTTTGTTACTGAAGAACAG GCAACTAAGCTTTCAAAGAGGAGAGAGGTGGAAAATGTCGTCATGGATTTCTCTGTTAGAACAGCTACGACACATACTCCACAGTTCTTGGGGTTGCCGCAGCGAGCTTGGTCTCAAGATGGTGGCTATGAATCTGCTGGAGCTGGGATCGTGATAGGGTTCGTCGACACTGGCATTGACCCTACACACCCCAGCTTTGCTGATGATTTGACTGATAATCCGTTTCCCATTCCGGCCCACTTCTCGGGAATCTGTGAGGTAACTCCTGATTTCCCGTCTGGATCATGCAATCGGAAGCTTGTTGGAGCACGCCATTTTGCAGCATCAGCTATAACAAGGGGAATATTTAATGCATCTCAGGATTATGCATCGCCATTTGATGTCGATGGACATGGCAC GCACACAGCTTCAATTGCTGCTGGAAACCATGGCATTCCAGTGGTAGTTGCTGGACATCACTTTGGAAATGCTAGTGGGATGGCCCCTCGTTCACA CATTGCTGTTTACAAGGCACTGTACAAAAGCTTTGGAGGTTTCGCTGCCGATGTCGTTGCTGCAGTTGATCAG GCTGCTGAAGATGGGGTGGATATACTAAGTTTATCAATCACACCAAATAGGCGGCCCCCTGGCATTGCGACGTTTTTTAATCCCATAGACATGGCACTGCTCTCTGCAGTAAAGGCTGGTATATTTGTTGTGCAAGCAGCTGGCAATACTGGACCAGCACCAAAGAGCATGTCTTCCTTCAGTCCATGGATCTTTACTGTTGGTGCTGCTTCTCATGATAGAACCTATGCTAACTCTATAACCCTTGGCAATAACGTCACCATCCCGGGCGTTGGACTTGCAA CTGGAACTTATAATGGCACGAAGTACAAACTAATTGCTGCAATGCATGCATTGAAAAATGGCACACATGTTTCAGAGGACATGTACGTGAGTGAATGCCAAGACTCCAGTAACTTTGATCGGGATCTGATCAAAGGGAAACTTTTAATATGCAGCTACTCGATCAGATTCGTGCTCGGGCTTTCCACGGTTAAACAGGCTTCACAGACAGTGAAGAACTTGAGTGCTGCTGGGGTCATCTTCTATATGGATTCTTTTGTGTTAAGCTTTCGGCTTAACCCAACTCCAATGAGGATGCCTGGCATCATAATTTCATCACCAGAAGATTCCAAG ATTCTTCTTCGTTACTACAACTCTTCTTTGGAAGTAAATGGATTAACAAAGAGAATTTCTAAATTTGGAGCTGTTGGTAGCATATCTGGAGGATTAAAGGCAAATTATAGCTCTACTGCTCCACAGATAATGTATTTTTCTGCTAGAGGACCAGATCCAGAAGACAGTTCTGTTGATGATTCTGATATTATGAAGCCCAACTTGGTAGCTCCTGGAAATTTCATATGGGCTGCCTGGAGCTCTGTTGCCACGGACTCTGTCGAATTTCTCG GTGAAAACTTTGCGATGATGTCGGGAACAAGCATGGCTGCTCCTCATATTGCTGGCCTAGCCTCACTTATAAAGCAGAAGTACCCTACTCTTAGTCCTTCAGCCATTGCCTCTGCACTATCGACGACTGCTTCTCTTTACGACAAGACCGGTGGACCGATCATGGCTCAGCGTGCTTATGCAAACCCTGAACAGAACCGGTCTCCAGCTACGCCTTTTGATATGGGAAGTGGCTTTGTGAATGCAACTGCAGCCCTCGACCCGGGGTTGATCTTTGACTCCA GTTATGATGATTATATGTCGTTTCTTTGCGGTATCAATGGCTCATTTCCTGTGGTCTTCAACTACACAGCCCAGAACTGCGGGCTGTACAATTCCAGCATCAATGGAGCTGATTTGAACTTGCCCTCTGTCACGATCGCGAAACTCAACCAGTCGAGAGTCGTGCAACGAACCGTGACCAACATTGCTGGACCTGAGTTCTATAGAGTTGGTTGGACTGCCCCTTACGGGATTTCTTTGAAGGTCTCTCCAACTCGATTTTCGATAGACAGCGGCAAGAAACAAGAGCTGACAATATTCTTCAACGCAACGATGAACAGCTCAACTGCTAGCTTTGGTAGAATTGGACTTTTTGGGAGTGCAGGCCATACTATCAACATTCCTCTCTCAGTAATTTGGAAGTTCACATATTATACTACTAAATGA
- the LOC111781983 gene encoding protein LSD1-like isoform X2 codes for MQSQLVCSGYRSILLYPGGATNVCCALCNTVTSVPPPGTDMAQLICRGCRTLLMYARGATSVRCSCCHTVNLAPATNQVAHVNCGNCRTTLIFPYGAPSVKCAICHYVTNVGMSNVRVPIPVHRRNGTISSGMPPASSSQSQTVVVENPMSVDESGKLMSNLVVGVTTDKR; via the exons ATGCAGAGCCAACTTGTATGCAGTGGGTATAGGAGCATTCTTCTTTATCCTGGAGGGGCTACTAATGTATGCTGTGCATTATGCAATACAGTCACCTCAGTTCCTCCTCCTg GAACAGATATGGCTCAACTTATATGTAGAGGTTGCAGGACATTGCTTATGTATGCACGTGGGGCAACAAGTGTTAGATGCTCATGCTGCCATACAGTGAACCTTGCACCTG ctaCGAACCAGGTGGCACATGTTAACTGTGGAAACTGTCGAACTACACTCATCTTTCCCTATGGAGCTCCATCTGTCAAGTGTGCGATTTGTCACTATGTTACTAATGTTGGT ATGTCCAACGTGAGGGTTCCTATTCCAGTGCACAGACGAAATGGAACAATTAGCTCTGGGATGCCCCCTGCATCATCA TCTCAGAGCCAAACTGTTGTAGTTGAGAACCCTATGTCTGTAGATGAAAGTGGCAAATTG ATGAGCAATCTTGTTGTCGGTGTCACGACGGATAAAAGGTAA
- the LOC111781983 gene encoding protein LSD1-like isoform X1 — MQSQLVCSGYRSILLYPGGATNVCCALCNTVTSVPPPGTDMAQLICRGCRTLLMYARGATSVRCSCCHTVNLAPATNQVAHVNCGNCRTTLIFPYGAPSVKCAICHYVTNVGMSNVRVPIPVHRRNGTISSGMPPASSSQSQTVVVENPMSVDESGKLVSNLVVGVTTDKR, encoded by the exons ATGCAGAGCCAACTTGTATGCAGTGGGTATAGGAGCATTCTTCTTTATCCTGGAGGGGCTACTAATGTATGCTGTGCATTATGCAATACAGTCACCTCAGTTCCTCCTCCTg GAACAGATATGGCTCAACTTATATGTAGAGGTTGCAGGACATTGCTTATGTATGCACGTGGGGCAACAAGTGTTAGATGCTCATGCTGCCATACAGTGAACCTTGCACCTG ctaCGAACCAGGTGGCACATGTTAACTGTGGAAACTGTCGAACTACACTCATCTTTCCCTATGGAGCTCCATCTGTCAAGTGTGCGATTTGTCACTATGTTACTAATGTTGGT ATGTCCAACGTGAGGGTTCCTATTCCAGTGCACAGACGAAATGGAACAATTAGCTCTGGGATGCCCCCTGCATCATCA TCTCAGAGCCAAACTGTTGTAGTTGAGAACCCTATGTCTGTAGATGAAAGTGGCAAATTG GTGAGCAATCTTGTTGTCGGTGTCACGACGGATAAAAGGTAA
- the LOC111781981 gene encoding vacuolar protein sorting-associated protein 2 homolog 2-like, with the protein MNMNIFRKKTSPKDALRTSKREMAVATRGIEREISSLQLEEKKLVAEIKQTAKTGNEAATRILARQLVRLRQQITNLQGSRAQIRGVATHTQALYASTSMSTGMKGATKAMVAMNKQMAPAKQAKVIQEFQKQSAQLDMTVEMMSESIDETLDKDEAEEETEELTNQVLDEIGVDIASQLSSAPKGRIAARKTENPVTSCESPDVEELEKRLASLRRN; encoded by the exons atgaacatgaacatctTCAGGAAGAAAACCTCGCCCAAAG ATGCTCTTCGCACCAGCAAGCGAGAAATGGCTGTTGCAACTAGAG GCATTGAGCGAGAAATTTCATCTCTTCAGTTGGAG gaaaaaaaattggtggCAGAGATAAAGCAGACTGCCAAAACTGGAAATGAG GCTGCAACTAGAATCCTAGCTCGACAGCTTGTTCGTCTACGCCAACAGATAACTAATTTGCAAGGGAGTCGTGCCCAAATTCGAGGTGTAGCTACTCATACACAG GCTCTATACGCTAGCACTTCAATGTCTACTGGAATGAAGGGTGCAACAAAAGCAATGGTTGCAATGAACAAG CAAATGGCACCAGCAAAGCAGGCAAAAGTGATTCAAGAGTTCCAGAAACAGTCGGCACAGTTGGACATGACGGT TGAAAT GATGTCAGAGTCTATAGACGAAACTTTAGATAAGGATGAGGCAGAAGAGGAAACTGAGGAGCTTACGAATCAG GTGCTTGATGAGATTGGTGTTGATATTGCATCCCAG CTATCTTCTGCGCCCAAAGGCCGGATTGCAGCAAGAAAGACTGAAAATCCTGTTACAAG CTGTGAATCTCCTGACGTTGAGGAGCTCGAAAAGAGGTTGGCCTCTCTTCGACGAAACTGA
- the LOC111782250 gene encoding patatin-like protein 7 — protein MAAVTSFPQVNDIESMRFDVDKLTYEIFSILENRFLFGCDDSNPKLHVAAQAPVDGDDLKSGKHNSGKVRILSIDGGGSTDGILAAKSLAYLEDFLRRKSGKPDARIADYFDVVAGSGAGGILAALLFTKGKDGSSLFTADGALNFLIKNRRDIFRSSDGGIFRRVFRSTKVEKLFRKMFGECTLKDTLKSVLIPCYDLSTRAPFLFSRADAYEMDGYDFKIHDVCVATSAEPTISGAVQMWSVDKRTKITAVDGGIAMNNPTAAAITHVLNNKQEFPFCNTVEDLLVVSLGNGESDFGAVNLNSSPAAFTRIAGEGASDVVDQAVSMAFGPHRTSNYIRIQGNGIGAKSRGQKTINILEKADEMLTQKNLEAVLFKGKKMIENTNLEKLEVFAGEVIKEEERRKSSLLPTVLLKQAFPSPRTSSASATTLSTISSC, from the exons ATGGCGGCCGTGACCTCGTTTCCTCAGGTTAACGATATCGAGTCGATGAGGTTCGATGTTGATAAGCTTACTTATGAGATCTTCTCCATTTTGGAGAATAGGTTTCTCTTTGGCTGCGATGATTCTAATCCGAAGCTACATGTCGCCGCTCAGGCTCCGGTGGATGGCGATGACTTGAAATCTGGAAAGCACAACTCAGGGAAGGTCAGGATTCTAAGTATTGATGGTGGAGGTTCCACTGATGGAATTCTTGCCGCTAAGTCGCTTGCGTATCTTGAGGATTTTCTCCGTCGGAAGTCGGGGAAGCCGGATGCGCGCATTGCCGACTATTTTGATGTGGTTGCTGGTTCTGGAGCGGGAGGCATTCTCGCGGCGTTGCTGTTTACTAAGGGAAAGGACGGTAGTTCTCTGTTTACGGCGGATGGAGCGTTGAATTTTCTGATTAAGAACCGTCGAGACATTTTCCGGTCGTCGGATGGAGGAATTTTCCGACGAGTGTTCCGGTCGACCAAGGTGGAGAAGTTGTTTCGGAAGATGTTTGGAGAGTGCACGTTGAAGGACACGTTGAAATCAGTTTTGATTCCGTGCTATGATCTCTCCACACGAGCGCCATTCTTGTTTTCTCGCGCCGACGCTTACGAAATGGACGGTTACGATTTCAAGATTCACGACGTTTGCGTTGCGACGTCTGCAGAACCTACAATCTCCGGAGCCGTCCAAATGTGGTCAGTCGACAAGCGAACAAAAATCACCGCCGTCGACGGCGGCATAGCGATGAACAACCCGACGGCTGCCGCAATTACACACGTGTTGAATAACAAGCAAGAATTTCCGTTCTGCAATACCGTCGAAGATCTCCTGGTAGTGTCCCTCGGAAACGGAGAGTCAGATTTCGGCGCCGTAAACCTGAACTCGTCACCAGCCGCGTTCACAAGGATCGCTGGAGAGGGCGCTTCCGATGTG GTTGATCAAGCTGTTTCCATGGCATTTGGCCCCCACAGGACAAGCAATTATATCCGTATTCAG GGCAATGGCATTGGAGCAAAGAGCAGAGGCCAAAAAACCATCAACATATTGGAAAAGGCAGATGAAATGCTAACCCAGAAGAACTTAGAAGCAGTTTTGTtcaaaggaaagaagatgatTGAGAACACAAATTTGGAGAAATTGGAAGTGTTTGCTGGAGAAGTgataaaggaagaagaaaggagaaaaagcAGCCTTCTGCCAACTGTACTACTGAAGCAAGCATTTCCATCTCCAAGAACATCTTCTGCTTCAGCCACCACACTCTCCACCATATCCTCCTGCTAA